A region from the Aegilops tauschii subsp. strangulata cultivar AL8/78 chromosome 5, Aet v6.0, whole genome shotgun sequence genome encodes:
- the LOC109786421 gene encoding wall-associated receptor kinase-like 8, translating to MTVLDAFSTSLSDIDMVCVEIFPEKVNIRKSSKFKKAVQNIFAEHIRTEQVWRCADVSIPCPFGIGTGCAAASLSSYFIITCNNTFQPPRPMISGGVPKTKEVIDISLERGEMCMYGPVSYSCFTPNSTMSGNTTSEFSLEGTPFILSTTRNRFVAIGCNTVRLIGGSMHGDTDPYVTGCYSYCHGLNSTSDGAPCIGMGCCEITIGSNVQGKIEL from the exons ATGACCGTCTTGGACGCCTTCTCTACTAGCCTTTCTGACATTGACATGGTTTGTGTGGAGATCTTTCCAGAAAAAG TCAACATCAGAAAATCTTCAAAGTTCAAGAAAGCAGTCCAAAATATATTTGCAGAACA TATAAGAACAGAACAAGTGTGGCGATGTGCCGATGTGTCCATCCCCTGCCCCTTCGGCATCGGCACTGGTTGTGCTGCCGCCAGCCTGAGTAGCTATTTCATCATCACCTGCAACAACACCTTCCAGCCACCACGACCTATGATTAGTGGTGGCGTTCCAAAAACCAAAGAGGTCATCGACATCTCCCTGGAGCGTGGTGAGATGTGCATGTATGGTCCCGTCAGCTACAGCTGCTTCACACCGAACAGCACCATGTCAGGCAACACAACAAGTGAGTTCAGCCTGGAGGGCACGCCGTTCATCCTATCAACCACCCGGAACCGATTCGTGGCCATCGGCTGCAACACTGTACGCCTCATAGGCGGGTCTATGCACGGCGACACCGACCCGTACGTGACCGGCTGCTACTCCTACTGCCATGGCCTTAACAGCACATCTGATGGTGCCCCATGCATTGGAATGGGATGCTGCGAGATCACCATAGGCTCAAATGTCCAAGGCAAAATCGAGCTATAA